CTCAGCGGCAGGAAGTAATAGATGAGGGCGAGCCCGGCCGGGGTGATCCAGAGCCCGACGATATAATGGATATACAGCCCGTGCATGGCGGCGCTGTTGACGCCGGCGATGTCCTCCGTATAAGGGAGCAGCACGTTGCCGAGGATCAGATTCATGACCGTCCAGATCAGCGCGGCGGTGGTGTACCACATGGCTACATAGAAGCGTGTTTCCACCCGGTGGAAGACCGTGGCCAGCACCTGGAACGTGATCACACCCAGCACCGCGAAGCGCAGGATATTCAACGGCCACTGGAACTCGCCGGCCTCCAGGCCCATGTTGTAGCCCATCAGCAGGGACAGTGAGCCGAAGATCAGAAACGCGTTCCAGGCGTGCAGGAGCCACCAGCCCCATGCCTCCTTGTACATCCGCACGCCGCAGAGGCGCGGGACGACGTAATAGAGCAGGCCCAAAAACACCGTGGAAAATGAGCCGAAGATCACGCCGTTGACGTGGACGGGCCGCAGACGGCCGAAGGTCAGCCACGGAAGGCCGTCCAGAAATTCCGGATTGTGGAATTTGATCGAGACCAGCACCCCGACGATCGGGAACACCGTCAGCCACACGAGCGACCACCAGATCCACGCCTTCACCAACGGCCGATTGACCAACTCGTCCTGCATAACGTTCTCCTCTTTCCGACGCTTCGACATCCCCGCGGGAAAGACCGCCTTCACCACTCCTTACCAAGGAGGGGTTGGAGAGGTACGGCCGACTCCCGCTCCGGCGGACCCGCAGTCCGCAGGATCAACCAGCCTGCGGCGCCCGCCAGGACCGACCCGGTCAGGATGCCCACTTTGGCGGGAGCGTCCAGCGGCGTCTTGCCGAACGCGAGCCCGTCGATGAACAGCGACATCGTGAAACCGATGCCGGCCAGACATCCCACGCCGATCACGTGACGCCATGTGATCTCCTCGGGCAGGGCGGCGACCCCAATGCGCACCGCCGACCAAGAAGCCAGCGTGACCCCGACCGGCTTGCCGATCAGCAGGCCGGCGATCACGCCGAGCGCCACCGGAGGCAACAGGGTCGCCGCCGGATCGCCCTCGATCGTGACGCCGGCGTTGGCCAGGGCGAAGACGGGCAGGACGACGGCGATGATCCACGGGTGCAGGGCGTGCTCCAGACGCTGCAGCGGGGTGCCGACTTCGTGGGCCGCCTGCTGCAGGCGTGTCGCCACGGCCTGCCGGTCCGGGTTCGCCAGCGGGGGACGGCCCGGGTCCGTCGCCTTCTGGAACTTCTCGAGCAGCGCGCGCACCCGCACGACGAACTCCTCACCGGACAGCTTCGTCCTCGCCGGGATCGTAAGCGCCGCGAGCACGCCGGCGATTGTCGGATGGATGCCGGACAGGAAGAACGCTAGCCACAACCCGCCGATGCCGAGAATTCCGTAGACCAGCGGATGGCGGATGCCCAGGAGGTTCGCGCCGATGAGACCGACCAGAAACGCCGCGCCCACCGCCAGGCTCGCCCAGGAGATCGTGGACGTGTAAAACAAGGCGATGATCAGCACCGCCGCCAGGTCGTCCCGGATCGCGAGCGCGACGAGAAAGACCTTGAGCGCAACCGGGACGCGCGCCCCGAGCAGCGACAGGATTCCCAGCGAGAAGGCGATGTCCGTGGCCATCGGGATGCCCCAGCCCCTCGCGCCCTCGGTCCCGGCGTTGAAGCCGAAGTAGATCAGGGCCGGGAGAGTCGACCCCCCCAGCGCGGCGGCGAGGGGTAGGGCGGCCTGGCGCAGAGAGGAGAGCTCCCCGACCAGGACCTCGCGCTTGATTTCCAGCCCGATGACGAAGAAGAACATCGCCATGAGCCCGTCGTTGATCCACAGGATCAGCGGCTCCGTGAGGGCGAAGTCGCCGATTCCGAGCGTGACCGGCAGCCGACGAAACGCCGGGTAGGCATCCGCCCAGGGCGAGTTCGCCCATGCCAGCGCAATGACCGTCGAGATCAGCAGCAGGATGCCGGCCGCCGACTCCGCGTGGATGAAGCTCTGGAACGGCTCGATGACCGGCCCGATCAGCGGCTCTCTGGTCCCGTCTTCGTTCCGTTGAAACATGACTGCGCAAGAGGTTCAGGGCCCTCGGTGGCCTTTCTTCTTTTTGAGATACAGCACCGTCAGGCCGATGAAACCGATGACCACCGCCAAGCAAGACCAAAGGATCCGTGGTCGCCTCCGGTTGGACGAGAGCTATCAGCTCGCATGCGCGACAGGCGAGAAAAGCGCGACGTGCCGAACCCCGCTATCCCGTGCCCCGCGCCCCGCTATCCCTTTACCCCGTAACCCCATTACCCCTCGCCTCGCGCCCCTAGCCCCTCGCCTTCTGACGTCGGCTTCGAGCAAGGTCTTCCAGGCAGCGGATCACCAGGGCGGTCCAGCCGGTCTGATGACTTGCGCCGCAGCCCCGTCCCGTGTCTCCGTCGAAGTATTCGTGGAACAGCGTCAACGCGCGCCAATGCGGATCATCGGCGAAGCGCCGGTCCTCTCCCTGCCATGGGCTCAGGCCCCGATCGTCCGGATGAAAGGTCGCCGCGAGACGTTCCGCGAGCAGGAGAGCGATCTCTCGAAGGGACTTCTTCCGTCCCGACCCGGTCGGATAGTCGACGAGCAACCCGTCGCCGTAGAAATGGTGGTAACGCTCGAGCGCTTCGATGAGGAGATAGTTCAATGGAAACCAGACCGGCCCCCGCCAGTTCGAATTCCCGCCGAACAGGTCGTTGTCGGATTCGCCGGGGACGTAAGCGACCCGATACTCGTTTCCCTCGGCTTGAAAGACATACGGGTGTTCCAGATGCGCCCGCGACAGCGAGCGGATGCCGAAGGGCGC
The DNA window shown above is from Nitrospirota bacterium and carries:
- the nhaA gene encoding Na+/H+ antiporter NhaA; the protein is MFQRNEDGTREPLIGPVIEPFQSFIHAESAAGILLLISTVIALAWANSPWADAYPAFRRLPVTLGIGDFALTEPLILWINDGLMAMFFFVIGLEIKREVLVGELSSLRQAALPLAAALGGSTLPALIYFGFNAGTEGARGWGIPMATDIAFSLGILSLLGARVPVALKVFLVALAIRDDLAAVLIIALFYTSTISWASLAVGAAFLVGLIGANLLGIRHPLVYGILGIGGLWLAFFLSGIHPTIAGVLAALTIPARTKLSGEEFVVRVRALLEKFQKATDPGRPPLANPDRQAVATRLQQAAHEVGTPLQRLEHALHPWIIAVVLPVFALANAGVTIEGDPAATLLPPVALGVIAGLLIGKPVGVTLASWSAVRIGVAALPEEITWRHVIGVGCLAGIGFTMSLFIDGLAFGKTPLDAPAKVGILTGSVLAGAAGWLILRTAGPPERESAVPLQPLLGKEW